In Juglans microcarpa x Juglans regia isolate MS1-56 chromosome 4S, Jm3101_v1.0, whole genome shotgun sequence, a single window of DNA contains:
- the LOC121262556 gene encoding 60S ribosomal protein L22-2-like has translation MSRGAAAVGAKGKKKGATFVIDCAKPVEDKIMDIASLEKFLQERIKVGGKAGALGESITVTRDKSKISVTSDSNFSKRYLKYLTKKYLKKHNVRDWLRVISSNKDRNVYELRYFNIAENEGEEED, from the exons ATGAGCCGTGGGGCGGCAGCGGTGGGGgcaaaggggaagaagaagggagCGACGTTCGTGATTGACTGCGCGAAGCCGGTGGAGGATAAGATCATGGACATCGCCTCCCTGGAGAAATTCCTTCAGGAGCGGATCAAGGTTGGAGGCAAGGCCGGCGCTCTAGGCGAATCCATCACCGTCACCCGAGACAAGAGCAAGATCTCTGTCACCTCTGATAGCAACTTCTCCAAACG GTACCTTAAATACTTGACTAAGAAGTACTTGAAGAAGCACAACGTGAGGGATTGGCTTCGCGTGATTTCTTCCAACAAGGACAGAAATGTTTATGAATTGAGATACTTCAACATTGCCGAGAATGAGGGCGAGGAGGAAGATTGA
- the LOC121263279 gene encoding LOB domain-containing protein 20 has protein sequence MAEPQGDDSTTSGTRRKGMGKRALAPAEVEPAVSAAAAPCGACKFLRRKCVSGCIFAPHFGSDQGAARFAAVHKVFGASNVSKLLVHVPVNRRHDAVVTISYEAQARLSDPVFGCVSTILALQQQVASLQAELAMVQTQLINSRFAFANAIQNSHQHAHEEQHQQQQQHEQRDFQTVLQPDYSNNSSASTNLVNNINGFTTTEFDLAGDTTAPISSQSLDPLVPRPLSRPSQDEEEYEEESRIPPVFVNKTLHLS, from the exons ATGGCCGAGCCACAAGGTGACGACAGTACTACATCTGGAACTCGACGTAAGGGAATGGGAAAGCGAGCTTTGGCACCGGCAGAGGTAGAGCCGGCCGTTTCAGCAGCAGCGGCTCCATGCGGAGCATGCAAGTTTTTGAGGAGGAAGTGCGTGAGTGGGTGTATTTTTGCACCCCACTTCGGCTCAGACCAAGGAGCTGCGCGGTTTGCAGCAGTGCACAAGGTGTTCGGAGCAAGCAACGTGTCTAAGCTCTTAGTGCATGTCCCAGTGAACCGGAGACACGATGCTGTGGTTACAATCTCGTACGAAGCTCAGGCGAGGTTGTCCGATCCTGTTTTCGGTTGTGTTTCCACCATACTAGCTTTACAACAGCAG GTGGCATCATTGCAAGCGGAGCTGGCAATGGTGCAAACTCAGCTCATAAACAGTAGGTTTGCATTCGCAAATGCCATTCAAAACTCACATCAGCATGCGCATGAGGAGCAGCatcaacagcaacaacaacatGAACAGCGTGACTTTCAAACAGTGCTGCAACCCGACTACTCCAACAATTCTTCTGCTTCCACTAACCTTGTCAACAATATCAATGGCTTCACCACCACAGAATTCGACCTTGCAGGGGATACTACTGCTCCAATATCCTCCCAAAGCCTAGACCCTTTAGTACCACGACCGCTTTCAAGACCTTCCCAGGATGAGGAAGAATATGAGGAAGAGAGCCGGATTCCACCCGTTTTCGTCAATAAAACTCTTCACCTGAGTTGA